The DNA region TGGTGGGCGTGCCCCACACGCGCGCGGGCGGATAGCCAAACGAGGCCGACTCGGCCGCGATGATCAGGTCGGCGCACAGCACCATGTCCGTGCCGCCGCCGATGCACCAGCCCTGCACGGCCGCCACGGTCGGCTTCCGCAGGTGCCAGAGCTTCATGTACACGTCCACGAACGAGCCGATCACGGCCATGTCCTGCACCGAGTCCCACACGCGCCCGGATGCACGCTCCGCCGCCTGCGCCTCCGTGGACCAGTCGAGCCCGTAGCCGGCGCAGAACGCTCGCCCCTCGGCGCGCAGCAGCACCACCCGAACCGAGTCGTCCGCGTCGGCTTCGTCAAGAGCCGCGGCCAGCTCGTCCCGCAGCGCCGGGGTGATCGTGTTGTACTCGCCGGGCCGGGCGAGCACGAGCGTGCGCACGCCCTCGGCCGTCTCGGAACGAAGGGCGCTCAAGTCACCGCCGCTCGTAGCGGCTCTGCTCCTCCGCGGTGCGCTCGGCCCAGGGGATCGCCTCGAGCCGACCGTCCGGGATCGGCTCGCCGCTCTCGATCGACACCCCGTACTTGCCCTCGGCGAGCCGCTCCTCGGCCCGCTCGATCGCGGCCAGCTCCTGGCGCAGCCGCTCTGCAACGCCCTCGCCGAGC from Thermoleophilaceae bacterium includes:
- a CDS encoding TraR/DksA C4-type zinc finger protein, with amino-acid sequence MDDARARELLTRERERIEKALADLEKPYEDRDEPRDAGDDAVELFDEELGEGVAERLRQELAAIERAEERLAEGKYGVSIESGEPIPDGRLEAIPWAERTAEEQSRYERR
- a CDS encoding crotonase/enoyl-CoA hydratase family protein, with amino-acid sequence MSALRSETAEGVRTLVLARPGEYNTITPALRDELAAALDEADADDSVRVVLLRAEGRAFCAGYGLDWSTEAQAAERASGRVWDSVQDMAVIGSFVDVYMKLWHLRKPTVAAVQGWCIGGGTDMVLCADLIIAAESASFGYPPARVWGTPTTAMWVYRLGFQQAKRWLFTGDEIRAREAERIGLALEVVPDEELEARGVELASRIARLPLNQLVMLKALCNQPAESMGLDASRRLGTLFDGVARHTQEGLDFVERASEVGFRQAVRERDDPFGDYGSRP